The following coding sequences are from one Triticum dicoccoides isolate Atlit2015 ecotype Zavitan chromosome 4A, WEW_v2.0, whole genome shotgun sequence window:
- the LOC119285580 gene encoding probable apyrase 1 — MRRFSAAGARQQQGEAVSDRLHRYRGVLMVVLSPVLLVSFVLLLMPRSPASVTGGASGVLLATGGRRWGPQAVGGVGDGSNRYAVIFDAGSSGSRVHVYCFDESLDLVPIGNAIEVFKQKKPGLSSYAKDPQEAAESLVSLLEEAEKVVPVELREQTPVRVGATAGLRALGAERSEEILQAVRDLLRDKSSFKSEPDWVSVLDGSQEGAFAWVTINYLLEKLGKPYSHTVGVVDLGGGSVQMAYAISEKDAAKAPQVSDGEDSYVKKLVLKGTTYYLYVHSYLHYGLLAARAEILKAGENSDYSNCMLDGYHGKYQYGDDTFEASGSSSGATYSKCRAVAVRALKVDEPACTHMKCTFGGVWNGGGGDGQKNLFVASFFYDRAAQAGFVNPKAAVAKVKPSDFEEAARRVCKLNVKEAHATYPDVSEEDIPFLCMDLVYQHTLLVDGFGVDPYQDITLVKKVRYGSSFVEAAWPLGSAIEVASSS; from the exons ATGCGCCGCTTCTCGGCCGCCGGCGCGCGCCAGCAGCAAGGGGAGGCCGTCTCCGACCGCCTGCACCGCTACCGCGGGGTGCTGATGGTGGTGCTCTCGCCGGTGCTCCTCGTCTCCTTCGTGCTCCTCCTCATGCCGCGTTCCCCGGCCTCCGTCACTGGCGGGGCCTCCGGTGTGCTCctcgccactggaggcaggaggtgGGGACCCCAGGCCGTCGGCGGAGTTGGTGACGGATCGAACAGGTATGCGGTGATATTTGACGCCGGAAGCTCCGGGAGCCGCGTGCACGTGTACTGCTTCGACGAGAGCCTGGATCTTGTTCCTATAGGGAATGCGATCGAGGTGTTCAAGCAG AAAAAACCAGGCTTGAGTTCTTATGCCAAGGATCCTCAGGAGGCTGCCGAGTCACTTGTTTCTCTTCTTGAGGAAGCTGAAAAAGTAGTTCCTGTAGAATTGCGTGAGCAAACACCTGTCAGGGTTGGG GCCACCGCAGGTCTCAGAGCATTAGGAGCTGAAAGGTCTGAAGAAATTTTGCAAGCG GTTAGGGATCTCCTTCGTGACAAGAGTTCTTTCAAATCCGAACCAGATTGGGTCTCTGTTCTAGACGGATCTCAGGAAGGTGCATTCGCGTGG GTTACCATCAACTATCTGTTGGAGAAATTGGGAAAGCCTTACTCACACACTGTTGGAGTGGTTGACTTAGGTGGTGGTTCTGTCCAAATGGCTTATGCTATCTCAGAAAAGGATGCAGCAAAGGCTCCTCAAGTTTCAGATGGCGAAGATTCATATGTGAAGAAGCTGGTACTTAAGGGAACAACATATTATCTTTATGTTCACAG TTATTTGCATTACGGTTTGCTGGCGGCTAGAGCAGAGATCTTAAAAGCCGGTGAAAACAGTGATTACAGCAACTGCATGTTGGATGGATATCATG GGAAATACCAATATGGTGATGATACATTTGAGGCCTCAGGTTCATCATCTGGTGCTACTTATTCCAAGTGCAGGGCTGTTGCAGTCAGAGCTCTTAAAGTTGATGAACCGGCATGCACTCACATGAAATGCACATTTGGTGGCGTGTGgaatggtggtggtggagatggaCAGAAAAATCTTTTTGTAGCATCATTTTTCTATGACAGGGCTGCCCAG GCTGGTTTTGTAAACCCGAAGGCAGCAGTTGCTAAGGTTAAACCATCAGACTTTGAAGAAGCTGCACGACGTGTTTGTAAATTGAATGTGAAGGAGGCACATGCCACCTATCCTGATGTTTCGGAGGAAGACATTCCATTCCTTTGCATGGATCTTGTTTACCAGCACACATTACTTGTGGATGGATTTG GTGTGGATCCCTATCAAGATATTACGTTAGTAAAGAAGGTGCGTTACGGCAGTTCGTTTGTGGAAGCAGCATGGCCCCTTGGTAGTGCCATTGAGGTTGCATCTTCATCATAG
- the LOC119285581 gene encoding endoglucanase 9-like — MSMYGRDPWGGPLEICHDSATDDDRSRNLDLDRAALSRTLDETQQSWLLAGPGDQGRKKKRYVDLGCLLVSRKLFLWTLGLLLAAAALAGIAVGIAKAVPRHQAPPTPPDQFTLALRKALMFFNAQKSGKLPKHNNVPWRGDSCLKDGRSDQTSRRDLSGGYYDGGSAVKFNFASAFSMTLLSWSVIEYNAKYEAAGELGHVRDTIKWGADYLLKTFNSTAHSIDRLVAQVGGAAMSDGPSQPNDHYCWMRPEDIDYPLPVTECHTCPDLGAEMAAALAAASIVFKDNRAYSHKLLHGATTVWDFARKGGSRQTYSVPRSDAAKFYNSTAYWDEYIWGGSWMYLATGNSSYLQFATDTKLAKNAHIYSRPPNYGVFSWDNKLPGAQVLLSRLRLFLSPGYPYEEMLRTYHNQTSIIMCSYLPNFRSFNRTKGGLIQLNHGQPQPLQYVVNAAFLASLFSDYLEAADTPGWYCGPHFYSIEVLRSFARTQMEYILGKNPLKMSYVVGYGKHYPKRVHHRGASIPKKKGVHPGCKGGWTWRDTKKPNPHIIVGAMVAGPDRHDGFKDIRKNRNYTEPTLAGNAGLVAALVALSGEGHGVDKNTMFSAVPPMFPSPPPPPAPWKP; from the exons ATGAGCATGTACGGGAGGGACCCGTGGGGCGGCCCGCTCGAGATATGCCACGACTCGGCCACGGACGACGACCGGAGCCGGAACCTCGACCTCGACAGGGCGGCGCTCTCGCGGACGCTCGACGAGACGCAGCAGAGCTGGCTGCTCGCGGGGCCCGGCGACCAGGGCCGCAAGAAGAAGAGGTACGTCGACCTCGGATGCCTCCTCGTCAGCCGCAAGCTCTTCCTCTGGACGCTCGGcctgctcctcgccgccgccgcgctcgcGGGGATCGCCGTGGGGATAGCCAAGGCCGTCCCCAGGCACCAGGCCCCGCCCACGCCGCCGGACCAGTTCACCCTCGCGCTGCGCAAGGCGCTCATGTTCTTCAATGCCCAGAAAT CCGGGAAGCTGCCGAAGCACAACAATGTACCATGGCGCGGCGACTCGTGCCTCAAGGACGGACGCTCGGACCAAACATCCCGGCGAGACCTCTCTGGTGGCTACTATGACGGCGGAAGCGCTGTGAAATTCAACTTCGCATCTGCCTTCTCCATGACCCTCCTCAGCTGGAGCGTCATCGAGTACAATGCTAAGTACGAGGCTGCCGGGGAACTTGGCCATGTCCGTGACACAATTAAGTGGGGGGCCGACTACCTATTGAAGACCTTCAACTCCACGGCACATTCCATTGATCGCTTGGTTGCGCAG GTGGGTGGTGCTGCAATGTCAGACGGTCCGAGTCAGCCCAATGATCATTATTGTTGGATGAGGCCAGAGGACATCGACTACCCACTTCCAGTCACCGAGTGCCACACTTGCCCTGATCTTGGTGCTGAGATGGCCGCAGCATTGGCCGCAGCATCCATTGTGTTCAAGGATAACAGGGCTTACTCCCACAAGCTGTTACACGGTGCTACCACCGTCTGGGACTTTGCAAGGAAGGGAGGTAGTCGTCAAACATATAGTGTACCCCGGTCAGATGCTGCAAAGTTCTACAATTCAACCGCTTATTGGGATGAATATATTTGGGGCGGTTCGTGGATGTACCTCGCAACTGGCAATTCATCATACCTGCAGTTCGCAACGGATACCAAGCTTGCAAAGAATGCTCACATTTACTCTCGTCCCCCCAACTATGGGGTGTTCAGCTGGGATAATAAGCTCCCTGGTGCACAG GTTCTTCTGAGCCGGTTAAGGCTCTTCTTGAGTCCTGGGTATCCGTATGAAGAGATGTTAAGGACATACCACAATCAAACCAGCATCATCATGTGCTCTTACCTTCCAAATTTTAGATCTTTCAACAGAACAAAAG GTGGTTTGATACAGTTGAATCACGGGCAGCCACAACCACTCCAGTATGTAGTCAATGCTGCATTCCTTGCTTCTCTGTTCAGTGACTATCTTGAGGCTGCAGATACCCCTGGGTGGTATTGTGGCCCCCATTTCTACTCCATCGAGGTTCTTCGCAGTTTTGCAAGGACTCAG ATGGAGTACATCTTGGGCAAAAATCCTTTGAAGATGAGCTATGTGGTCGGGTACGGAAAGCATTACCCCAAGCGTGTTCATCACCGTGGTGCGTCGATCCCGAAGAAGAAAGGTGTTCACCCTGGCTGCAAAGGGGGTTGGACATGGAGGGACACCAAGAAGCCCAACCCTCACATCATTGTTGGAGCCATGGTGGCCGGCCCTGATCGCCATGACGGCTTCAAAGACATCCGGAAGAACCGCAACTACACAGAACCAACCCTAGCGGGCAACGCTGGTCTAGTCGCAGCATTGGTAGCTTTATCGGGTGAAGGACATGGAGTGGACAAGAACACCATGTTCTCTGCTGTGCCGCCAATGTTCCCTTCGCCCCCGCCGCCTCCAGCACCATGGAAGCCATAA